CATCCGCAGGCAGGCTATCCGTCAGAAGAGCGCCGGGAGAGGGGTGGGCGCGATAGTCGAAGGTGACCCGCTCCCACGTCACGGCCAGGGCTTGCCCCGCCGGGAGGCTGGCCGTTCCCTCGTCGGTGTCGGCCGGGGGAATGGCCAGCAGCGCCTGGATGCGCTCGGCGCCCACCCGGGCCCGCTGAATCTCTTCCATCTGCTGGGCGATGCGGTTGAGGGGCTGGTTGATCATGGACAGGTAGTGGAGCAGAAGGTAGACCGTGCCGATGGTCAAGGTGTCCCGGTGATACAGGTAGGCGCCGACGCCCATGACGACCACCGTCCCCAGGTCGTAGAAGATTTTGGAGGCGCTCCAGCCGGCGTCGGTGATCACCTCTGCCCGGAGGGTTCTCTCCAGCAGCTCCCGTAGCCGTTGGAGGAAGCCCTGCAGGGCATAGGGGACGGCGCCGCAGCCCTGGAGGTCTCGACGGCCGTCCAGCTGCTCCCCCACGAAGCCGCTGAACTCGGCCGCAGCCTGCCGCGCCAGGCGCCAGTGGGGTAGGGCCAGGCGTTGGCCCCGGGTGTGGACGTACAGATAGGCCAGGGCAAAGCAGGCGAAGAGGAGGCCCACCCGCCATTCCGTCCAGAAGAGCAATACCAGTACGCCCGCGGCCAGCAGCAGCCCGCTCAGGATCTGCAACAACGTTTCAGAAAAAAAGGTCGCCAACAGATCCACGTCTCCATCTATCCGTTCCAGCAGTTCCCCCGGGGTGTGACGGTGGTGGAATGCCAGATCCAGGTGGAGAAGGTGGCGCAGCAGATCGGTGCGAAGGTGGTTGGTGGCGGTCCAGGCAATGTCACTGCCCAGGCGGATGAAGAGCACCGTCAGCCCTTGTTGGGCCAGGCCTGCCAGGAGAAACAGCCCGGCCGCGGCCAGAAGCTGGGCCATGGCCGCGTGGGCCTGGGCCTGGTCGATAAAATAGCGAATCAATTGAGGGGCGAAGAGTTGCAGGCCGATGGTGCTCAGCAGCAGTGAGCCCAGCGCCATGACCCGTCGCCCCTGGGGTCGCAGGTAGCGGTGGAGCAACCCCATGGATGGTGAAAACAACATGGGACCGGTGGTCTCCTTGTTTTTCTTCAGTGTCTTTCTTCTACTATGAAGAGAGCTCAAGACATGCCGCATGTGGTGAGACATGCGAGGATGTCCAGCAGGGGCATGCCCGATGGAGCCTACCGGTCGGCTCAGGAAGGACGCACCGTCTCTCCGCTGTCTCCACGCCATGCTGCAAGCGCGTCGTCAGCGGCGGGGCCAGGCGGTTGGAGCACGAAGGCCGGGCAGGCCGCAGGTGGCCTGCCTTGAAGCCAGGGCGCAATGGAAGGATGAATGCGACTCAGACCAGCGAGGGGGGGATGGTCCTGTTCGCCGGCAGCGCTCCCCAGGCATGCACGGAGTATTGCAGGGTGTCGGTTCGGGTTGCCATGGGAGCACCTCCTTTCTGCCGCGGGGCAAACGTGAATGCATGGCTGTTGAAGTGGCGGGCACTATAACATGGGCCCCATCGCCTGTCAAAACCACCCCCGCACACGTCGCGTTGCGAGGCACTCCAGATTCCTGACAAGGCAGGTAGGTGCTGCGGTTTCCATGCCGCACGAAGGGCAGTCCTGTATGGCAAGGGGACCTGCGGCTTGCAGACGCTCCTGGGTGCCGCCCTGTCCGTGCCGGGCGCAGCAAGCAGCGTCCCTACGGGGGCGTCCGATGGGCGAACGCCGACGATTTTGACCCTGCGTTGCGAAGACAGTAGCCAACTGGCCTGGAGATGTAGTACAATGGAGTCACGCCGCGTTTTGTGTGTTGTCCTGGCCTGATCCGACGAAAGGCGAGCCCGCCATGAAGCTACGACTTTTCATCGGTGGATTTTTGCTGCTCCTGTGGCTGGCAGCATGTTCACCCGTGCAAGACCGGCGCCCGGATGGAGCTCCCGCTTCCGCCCAACGCTCAGGCGACCCGCCGGCCACCCTCACCTCTGTCACGCCGGTTTCCTCTGTCCCCGTGACCGCCACAGCTACCATCACGGCCACCGCGCCGGTGACGGCCACCCTGACACCCACCGCCACAACCCCCGTGACCGGCACCGTCGCGCCGCCCACCCAGGTTCCCACGACCACCGCCACCGTCACGGTCACCGTGACCCCGACCACCACCGTGATTCCGACGCCCACGGTGACGGGAACGGTGACGGCGACGGTGACCCCGACGGCCACGCCCACCGGCATGCAGCCGCCGGATCAGACGCCGACGCCCACGGCCACCCCTTCGCCCACGCCCACGGGCGGTGCCACGCCGGTGACGCCGACCCCCACGCCCACACCCACCGGCTCGCCCACGCCGACGCCGGCGCCCTCCACCGTCTTCCTGCGCAGCCACCGCAGCTACATTCAGGGCTCCAGCCTGTATGTGGTGGGCGAAGTGATGAACGGCTCGCCTGTGCCGGTCTACAACGTCAAAGTGATCGCCACGTTTTACGACAGCGGCGGCCGTCTCATCGGTGCGCAGGAAACCATGACCTTGCTTCCGGAGACGGCACCCACCCAGGCCAATCCCTTCAAGCTCCAACTCAACACCACGCCGGCTGCAGTCAGCCGTTATGACCTGGCCCTGATCTGGGACGACATCAGTCTGCTGGAATACGATCGGGTGACGGTGATCCGGGAGGAGGTCAGCGATGAGCCCGTTCTGGAGGTCCGCGGGGAGTTGCGCAACGATCAGCCTGTGGAAGTCCGGGATTTACGTGTCGTGGTGACCTTCTACGACGCCGATCTCAACGTGTTGGATGTCTTCCCCGGCACCGTGGGTTCCACCACCCTGGCGCCCGGCGCCACCACCAGCTATACCATCACCACCGACAAGCAGAACTTCAAGTACGAGTCGTTCCTGGTTCAGACCCAGGGGGTGTTGACCCGGTAGGAGGACCTGACCTGCACCTCGGCCGACCATCACCCGATCATGGCCAAATCACACTGCCAAATCCACTGCCAAATCAAAAGGGAACGGAATCTGATCAGATCCCGTTCCCTTTTCGTTGAAATGGTCGTTGAAATGGTGTTCAGGTGCCCCCAAGGGGATTCGAACCCCTGTTGCAGGCTTGAAAGGCCTGAGTCCTAGTCCTCTAGACGATGGGGGCCCATGGATGTTGCCAGTCGCTGGGTGAGACTTCAGCCCAGGCCAGCCAGCAGATGACCAGGATGGGCAGCAGTATAACAGCCCCGGCCCAAACGGTCAAATCGGGAAGGGGGTGGCGGACATTTGGATCGGGCGAAATTGGCCGATCAATTGCATGAACCCGCCGCGCTATGGTAGACTGCAGCCGGTGGGATGCCATGCCCGGGGTAGTTGCTGGCTGCCGGGCGGCTGGATGGAGTGGACAAAGGACGTACGCGTGGACAAGTTAGTGGTTGCCTGCATCCAACAGCGGATGCGCCTGCCATGGAGCCTGGAACAATACCAGGAGGACCTGCGGCGTTTTTTGCGTGTGGCGACGGCAAAACGGGCCCGTCTGATCGTCTTCCCCGAACTGGCCGGGCTGATGGTGGCACCGCCCCTGCTGGCCGACTTCAAATCCAGCCTGCTCAAGCGGGCCGACCAGGGCCGCAGTCGCTCGGCCACCCCCTGGCAACGCCTCTCCGGCGCCGCAGCCCGCACCCTGGCCCGCCTCCTCCATGCCGATCTGCGGGCCAGCCTGGCTGCCCTGCTGGACGTCTCAGCGCCCGCCGTCTGGCAGGCCTACCAGGAGGTCTTCGCCGGCCTGGCCCGGGAGTTCGGCGTGGTGCTGGTCGCCCCCAGCGCCTATCTGCCCGATCCCCAGGATGGCGTCCTGCGCAATCTGGCTGCCGTCTTTGGCAGCAACGGCGAGCTGTTGGGCACCCAGGCCAAGGTGGTGTTGCACCCGGATGACGTGGATATGGCCCAGGCCGGCCAGAGCTGGAACGTGATCCCCACGGAGGTAGGCCAGCTGGGCCTGATCCTGGGGAGCGATGTGTTATACCCCGAAGTGGGCCGCCTCCTGGCCTACCAGGGCGCCGAGATCCTGGCTGTGCTGGCTGCCTGTCCCGAGCCTGCCCTCTACAACAAGATTCGCACGGGTATCCTGGCCCGCATGCAGGACAACCAGCTCTTCGCCGTGGCCAGCTTTCTGGTGGGACACAATGAGATCGGCCGCACCGGGAAGTCCTTCGTGGGCAAGTCGGCCATCTTCGCCCCCCAGGAGCTCACCCCCCGGCTGAATGGGGTGCTGGTGGAGATGGGCAACTATCGCAGCGAAGGCGTCCTGACCGCCGAATGGGACTTCCCCGCTCTGAGGGCGCTGTGGGAATCGTCCGACACGCCGGTGAGACGGCAGTTGCCCCTGGGCCAGACGGGCAAAATCCTGGCCCAGCTCTATGGCCGCCTGCAAGGCCTGCCCAACGTGATGGAGCCCGCCACCTTGCGGACTCTGGAAGTCAACGAAACGCCCACTTTGCCGGCCAGCGCCGGCAGTGAAGAGGTCCATTCCCTGGACGACCTGCCCGTGATCAGCTCCATCACCAGCCGCTGGCCACCTCCCTCCACCGCATCGCCGCGGCGAGGATCTCAGGCCGAAACGACTGACGACCCCTTGCCGGATGACCCTTTGCCGGTGGAAGAGGTGGAGGATGGCAGCTGGGTCCTGCCCCCTTCGCCTGCCGCCTCAACATCGCCGCCTCCGCCGGTGAGCTCGGAAGATGAAACCGACGAAATGGACGCGCTGTCCTGAAGGGCTCCCATGCTGCGCCCGAACGCCCAGATGCACCCGTGGTGGCGACAGCCGCCGCTGGATGCAAATCGGCTTACAATGGGCCGGCGACTGGGCAGCCTCGACTGACAACTGGCGCCCGCGTAATTTGACAGCAGGGCGACAAATGAATATGATTTTTCCTGTTTTGAACTGAGCCACTGTCCAGCCTGAAACTTGAATCCAATGTTGAATTATCCGTTCTGCGCCGTAGACGCGAAGGCTGCTGCTGAAATCGCCATCGCCAGCCAGACGATCAACAACCAGACGATCAACAAGAAGAGCAAGAAGTCGAGCCCGGACTAAGGTCTGGATATCCGTGCTTGCTCTGTTCGCGGAGAGATAGCAACCGGCCATCCAGACGGAAGGCCGGTTTTTTTATTGAGCGTATGCCGAAGGGAGCCATGCCATGAGTCTCGAAAATTTTGCCATCATCGAATCCACCCTGCGTGAGGGCGAGCAATTTGCCAACGCCTTTTTCACCAGCGATCAGAAGGTGGAAATCGCCCGCCTGTTGGACGCGTTCGGCGTCGAGTACCTGGAGCTGACCTCGCCGGCCGCCAGCCCCCAGAGCCGCAAGGACTGTGAGCGGATCGCCCGCCTGGGGCTGAAGGCCAAGATCCTGACCCATGTGCGCTGCCACATGGACGACGCCCGCATGGCGGTGGACACCGGCGTGGATGGCATCGATGTGGTCTTCGGCACCAGCAGCTATCTCCGCGAGTTCTCCCATGGCAAGGACATCCCCTACATCATCGATTCGGCCATCCAGGTCATCGAGTTTGTCAAGAGCCAGGGGCTGGAGGTGCGTTTCAGCTCCGAGGACAGCTTCCGCAGCGATCTGGTGGATCTCCTCACCATCTACCGGGCCGTGGACAAGATCGGCGTGAACCGGGTGGGCATCGCCGATACCGTGGGCATCGCCACGCCCCGGCAGGTCTACGACCTGGTGCGGACCCTGCGGGGCGTGGTCCACTGCGACATCGAGTTCCACGGCCACAACGACACCGGCTGTGCCATCGCCAACGCCTACTGCGCGCTGGAGGCCGGCGCCACCCATGTGGATACCTCGGTGCTGGGCATCGGCGAGCGCAACGGCATCACCCCCCTGGGCGGCCTCATCGCCCGGCTGTACGCCTACAACCCCGAGCTCATCCGTCGCCGCTACAACCTCCCCCTCCTGCGGGAAGTGGAAAACCTGGTGGCCAACCTGGTCAATGTGGACGTGCCCTTCAACAACTACATCACCGGCTTCACCGCCTTCACCCACAAAGCCGGCATCCACGCCAAGGCCATCCTCAACAACCCCAGCACCTACGAGATCCTGGATCCGGCCGACTTCGGCCTCACCCGCTACATCCACGTGGCCCATCGCCTCACCGGCTGGAACGCCATCAAGCAGCGGGCCGAGCAGCTACAGCTCAACCTCACCGACGACGAGATCAAGAAGATCACCGCCCAGATCAAGGCCCTGGCCGACCAGAAGCAGCTGAGCCTGGACGACGTGGACGTATTGCTGCGCAACTACCACAGCGCCAACGTGGACGCGGAGGCAGAGACCGGCCTGACCCCTTCCGACGTGGTGGCCGCCGACTGAGGGAGAATCACATGCCAGGCCCCAACTTGCCCGCAGATCCAGGCCCTCCGGCAGCGGCGGACATCCCTCCCCCGGACGATCCCCGTCCCTGGCAGACCCTCTCCACCCGTCAGGCCTTCCGCAACCGCTGGGTTGGCGTGGCGCTGGACCAGGTTCACCTGCCCACGGGAGCGGTCTACGAGTACACCCGCCTGGAACCGGCCGGGGTGGGCGTGGGCGTGGTCGGCTTCAATGCCGCGGGCCAGGTGCTCCTGGAGCGGGAATACCGCCACGGCGTGGGCCAGGTGATCTGGCAACTGCCCGGCGGCCTGGCTTCCCCCGAGGAAGACCTCCAGGCCGCGGGCCTGCGGGAGCTGCTGGAAGAGACGGGCTATGCGCCGCGGGCAGTCACCGGGGAGACGGTGCGCTATCTGGGTGCGGTCTGGGACAACCCGGCCCTGGGCCCCGGCCAGAGCCACCTCTTCGCTGCCTGGGATCTGGTGCCGGTGGATCGCCCCCGGCGGGACCCGGCCGAGTTGGTGACCCTCCACTGGCGTTCTCCTGGCTGGCTACAGGAAGCGGTGCGTCGGGGGGAGATTCAGGACCGGGTGGTGGTGGCTGCAGTCGCCTATTGCATGCTCAACGGATGGATTTGAAACCATGAGTGAATCCCATTTGCAACCATCCAATTCACAGCCGCAGACCTTCGCCCAAAAGGCCCTGGCTCGGGCCGCGGGCCTGCCGGCGGTAGAAATTGGCCAGGTGGTGGATGCCCGGCCAGACGTGGTGCTCAGCCACGACAACACCGCAGCCATCCGCCGCATCTGGCTTCAGTTTGGCCAGGAACGGGTGGTGATCCCGGAGCGCCTGGCCATCACCCTGGACCACGCGGTACCGGCGCCCACCACCCGCCACGCCCAGAATCACGCCGAGGTCCGCCAGTTCGTGGCGGAACAAGGGATCCGGCACTTCTGGGAGGTGGGCCGGGGCATCTGTCACCAGGTCCTCAGCGAGGAGGCCATCGTGCTGCCCGGCCAGCTCATCCTGGGCGCCGATTCCCACACCACCCACTTCGGCTGGATGGGGGCTTTCGGCGCGGGCATCGGCCGCAGTGAAGTGGCCGTGCTCTGGGCCACGGGTGAACTCTGGCTGCGGGTGCCCGAGTCCATGCGGGTGGTGCTGGAGGGGGAGCTCCCCCTGGGCGTCACGGCCAAAGATTTCGCCCTGCGCCTGATCGGCGACCTGGGCGCCGACGGGGGGCTGTATCTCTCCATCGAGTTTGCCGGCGACGGCATCCAGCGCCTCTCCCTGGCCTCGCGCATGGTCCTGGCCAACATGATGGCCGAGTTCGGCGCCAAGACGGCCTACGTCCCGCCGGATGAGAAGACGTACCGATATTTGGCGGAGCGGTTGATGAAAAGAAAGATTCAAGATGCAAGATTGGGCGGGAATGTTGAAGTGACCCCAGCACAGGATCTCGGGGCGAGCGGTCAGCCCTCCATACCCAATCTTCAATCTTTCATCTTCGATCTTCAATCTTCCGCCCTCTTTCCGGATCCGGGCGCCGAGTATGTGGCCACCCACGTCTACCGGGCCGAGGAGCTGGAGCCCTACGTGGCCTGTCCCCACTCGGTGGACAACGTGGTGCCCCTCTCCCAGATCGCGGGCACGCCCGTGCAGCAGGCCTTTTTGGGCACCTGTACCAACGGCCGCCTGGAGGACATCGCCGCCGCCGCGGCGGTGGTCCGGGGCAGGCGGGTGGCCCGGGGGACCCGCTTCATCGTCATCCCGGCGTCCAGCCAGGTGTTGCAGGCGGCCATGGAACGGGGCTATATCCAGACGCTGGTGGAGGCCGGCGCGGTGATCGGCGTCCCCGGCTGTGGGCCATGCATGGGCAACCACATGGGCATCCCCGCGCCCAACGAGGTCACCATCTCCAGCGCCAACCGCAACTTCCGGGGGCGCATGGGCACGCCGGAGGCGGAGATCTACCTGGCCAGCCCCGCGGTGGTAGCCGCCTCGGCCGTGGCCGGCGTCATCGCCGATCCCAGGGAGGTTCAGGGAGAAGGGGTCAAAGTTGAAGATGAAGATTAACGATTAAAGATTGGGGCCTGGACCATTCAGGGTACAAGTGATCCCCACAACGTACCCGACCCAATCTTCAATCTTCAATTTTTAATCTTCCACATTTGGGAGCAACCATGCACATCAGCGGCAGAGTCTGGAAATACGGCGACAATGTCAATACGGATGTCATTTTCCCGGGGAAGTACACCTACACGGTGACCGACCGGACCGAGATCGCC
The DNA window shown above is from Litorilinea aerophila and carries:
- a CDS encoding ABC transporter ATP-binding protein; translated protein: MLFSPSMGLLHRYLRPQGRRVMALGSLLLSTIGLQLFAPQLIRYFIDQAQAHAAMAQLLAAAGLFLLAGLAQQGLTVLFIRLGSDIAWTATNHLRTDLLRHLLHLDLAFHHRHTPGELLERIDGDVDLLATFFSETLLQILSGLLLAAGVLVLLFWTEWRVGLLFACFALAYLYVHTRGQRLALPHWRLARQAAAEFSGFVGEQLDGRRDLQGCGAVPYALQGFLQRLRELLERTLRAEVITDAGWSASKIFYDLGTVVVMGVGAYLYHRDTLTIGTVYLLLHYLSMINQPLNRIAQQMEEIQRARVGAERIQALLAIPPADTDEGTASLPAGQALAVTWERVTFDYRAHPSPGALLTDSLPADESASHGDSPALHDISFALEAGQVLGLLGRTGSGKSTLARLLLRLYDPTHGRITLDGVDLRQVPRAEVRRRVGFVTQDVQIFHATVRENLTLFDETIQDRQILESLERLGLTPWLDGLPAGLDTLLGGEGGGLSAGQAQLLALARVFLRNPGLVILDEPSSRLDPATERLLDVALDHLLQGRTGIIIAHRLETIRRAHQLLILEQGRVLEQGTYAALAEAPDSVFAGLLRQGLEEVLV
- a CDS encoding FxLYD domain-containing protein, with amino-acid sequence MKLRLFIGGFLLLLWLAACSPVQDRRPDGAPASAQRSGDPPATLTSVTPVSSVPVTATATITATAPVTATLTPTATTPVTGTVAPPTQVPTTTATVTVTVTPTTTVIPTPTVTGTVTATVTPTATPTGMQPPDQTPTPTATPSPTPTGGATPVTPTPTPTPTGSPTPTPAPSTVFLRSHRSYIQGSSLYVVGEVMNGSPVPVYNVKVIATFYDSGGRLIGAQETMTLLPETAPTQANPFKLQLNTTPAAVSRYDLALIWDDISLLEYDRVTVIREEVSDEPVLEVRGELRNDQPVEVRDLRVVVTFYDADLNVLDVFPGTVGSTTLAPGATTSYTITTDKQNFKYESFLVQTQGVLTR
- a CDS encoding nitrilase-related carbon-nitrogen hydrolase; the protein is MDKLVVACIQQRMRLPWSLEQYQEDLRRFLRVATAKRARLIVFPELAGLMVAPPLLADFKSSLLKRADQGRSRSATPWQRLSGAAARTLARLLHADLRASLAALLDVSAPAVWQAYQEVFAGLAREFGVVLVAPSAYLPDPQDGVLRNLAAVFGSNGELLGTQAKVVLHPDDVDMAQAGQSWNVIPTEVGQLGLILGSDVLYPEVGRLLAYQGAEILAVLAACPEPALYNKIRTGILARMQDNQLFAVASFLVGHNEIGRTGKSFVGKSAIFAPQELTPRLNGVLVEMGNYRSEGVLTAEWDFPALRALWESSDTPVRRQLPLGQTGKILAQLYGRLQGLPNVMEPATLRTLEVNETPTLPASAGSEEVHSLDDLPVISSITSRWPPPSTASPRRGSQAETTDDPLPDDPLPVEEVEDGSWVLPPSPAASTSPPPPVSSEDETDEMDALS
- the lysS gene encoding homocitrate synthase; its protein translation is MSLENFAIIESTLREGEQFANAFFTSDQKVEIARLLDAFGVEYLELTSPAASPQSRKDCERIARLGLKAKILTHVRCHMDDARMAVDTGVDGIDVVFGTSSYLREFSHGKDIPYIIDSAIQVIEFVKSQGLEVRFSSEDSFRSDLVDLLTIYRAVDKIGVNRVGIADTVGIATPRQVYDLVRTLRGVVHCDIEFHGHNDTGCAIANAYCALEAGATHVDTSVLGIGERNGITPLGGLIARLYAYNPELIRRRYNLPLLREVENLVANLVNVDVPFNNYITGFTAFTHKAGIHAKAILNNPSTYEILDPADFGLTRYIHVAHRLTGWNAIKQRAEQLQLNLTDDEIKKITAQIKALADQKQLSLDDVDVLLRNYHSANVDAEAETGLTPSDVVAAD
- a CDS encoding NUDIX hydrolase, translating into MPGPNLPADPGPPAAADIPPPDDPRPWQTLSTRQAFRNRWVGVALDQVHLPTGAVYEYTRLEPAGVGVGVVGFNAAGQVLLEREYRHGVGQVIWQLPGGLASPEEDLQAAGLRELLEETGYAPRAVTGETVRYLGAVWDNPALGPGQSHLFAAWDLVPVDRPRRDPAELVTLHWRSPGWLQEAVRRGEIQDRVVVAAVAYCMLNGWI
- a CDS encoding aconitase/3-isopropylmalate dehydratase large subunit family protein; amino-acid sequence: MSESHLQPSNSQPQTFAQKALARAAGLPAVEIGQVVDARPDVVLSHDNTAAIRRIWLQFGQERVVIPERLAITLDHAVPAPTTRHAQNHAEVRQFVAEQGIRHFWEVGRGICHQVLSEEAIVLPGQLILGADSHTTHFGWMGAFGAGIGRSEVAVLWATGELWLRVPESMRVVLEGELPLGVTAKDFALRLIGDLGADGGLYLSIEFAGDGIQRLSLASRMVLANMMAEFGAKTAYVPPDEKTYRYLAERLMKRKIQDARLGGNVEVTPAQDLGASGQPSIPNLQSFIFDLQSSALFPDPGAEYVATHVYRAEELEPYVACPHSVDNVVPLSQIAGTPVQQAFLGTCTNGRLEDIAAAAAVVRGRRVARGTRFIVIPASSQVLQAAMERGYIQTLVEAGAVIGVPGCGPCMGNHMGIPAPNEVTISSANRNFRGRMGTPEAEIYLASPAVVAASAVAGVIADPREVQGEGVKVEDED